In a single window of the Bradyrhizobium erythrophlei genome:
- a CDS encoding 5-methyltetrahydropteroyltriglutamate--homocysteine methyltransferase, with protein sequence MPQPKHLLPTTVVGSYPQPDWLVDREMLSKSVPRTRMAGMWRIPQAHLEQAQDDATVVAIRDMERAGIDIVTDGEIRRESYSNRFATALDGIDAENPAIITSRSGQKTPVPRVVGKIGRNGPVELRDMQFLRRNTDRAAKITLPGPFTMSQQASNEFYKDDEELAMALAAAVNAEALELQNAGADVIQLDEPWVRNDPAAAKRYAVKAINRALQGITVPTVVHVCFGYAAVVPGDTKPAGYSFLAELADTTAEQISIEAAQPKLDLGVLADLSRKKIMLGVIDLGNPGIETASVIADRIRHGLKYVSADRLIPAPDCGMKYMPRAIAFGKLKAMSDAAAIVRKEVG encoded by the coding sequence TTGCCTCAGCCAAAACATTTGTTGCCGACCACCGTGGTTGGAAGCTATCCGCAGCCCGACTGGCTGGTGGACCGCGAGATGCTGTCCAAATCCGTGCCGCGCACCCGCATGGCCGGGATGTGGCGGATTCCGCAGGCACATCTCGAGCAGGCGCAGGACGATGCGACGGTCGTTGCGATCCGCGACATGGAGCGCGCCGGAATCGATATCGTCACCGACGGCGAAATCAGGCGGGAAAGCTACTCCAACCGTTTCGCTACGGCGCTGGACGGAATCGACGCCGAAAATCCCGCGATCATCACCTCGCGCTCGGGCCAGAAAACGCCGGTGCCCCGCGTGGTCGGCAAGATAGGCCGCAACGGTCCGGTCGAATTGCGCGACATGCAATTCCTTCGCCGCAACACCGATCGCGCCGCGAAGATCACGCTGCCCGGCCCGTTCACCATGAGCCAGCAGGCCAGCAACGAATTCTACAAGGACGATGAGGAACTGGCGATGGCGCTGGCCGCCGCCGTCAACGCCGAGGCGCTGGAATTGCAGAACGCCGGCGCCGACGTGATCCAGCTCGATGAGCCCTGGGTGCGCAACGATCCCGCCGCCGCCAAGCGCTATGCGGTCAAGGCGATCAACCGCGCGCTGCAAGGGATAACCGTGCCCACCGTCGTTCACGTCTGCTTCGGCTATGCCGCCGTCGTCCCCGGCGATACCAAGCCGGCGGGCTATTCGTTCCTCGCCGAACTCGCCGACACCACCGCCGAGCAGATCTCGATCGAGGCGGCGCAACCGAAACTCGATCTCGGCGTGCTGGCCGATCTGTCGCGTAAGAAAATCATGCTGGGCGTGATCGATCTCGGCAATCCCGGGATCGAGACGGCTTCTGTCATCGCAGACCGCATCCGGCACGGCCTCAAATATGTTTCCGCCGACCGGCTGATCCCCGCGCCGGATTGCGGCATGAAATACATGCCGCGCGCCATCGCCTTCGGCAAACTCAAGGCGATGAGCGACGCGGCCGCGATCGTGCGGAAGGAAGTCGGCTAG
- the aqpZ gene encoding aquaporin Z — protein MQRRLGAEFFGTFWLTFAGCGSAVFAAGFPSLGIGFLGVSLAFGLTVLTMAYAVGHVSGGHFNCAVTVGLWAGGRFKGTDVLPYILTQVAGAIAAAAVLYVIASGKPGWVPEGFASNGYGDLSPGKYSLLSCFLSEVIATFFFLYVIIGTTSKGAAVGFAGIPIGLCLTLIHLFLIPVTNASVNPARSTGPALFAGGAYIAQLWLFWLAPILGAAVAGVISRWQHDTPDAF, from the coding sequence ATGCAGCGACGTCTTGGCGCAGAATTCTTTGGTACTTTCTGGCTGACATTCGCTGGTTGCGGCAGTGCAGTGTTCGCCGCGGGCTTTCCATCGCTGGGCATCGGATTCCTGGGGGTCAGTCTGGCCTTCGGATTAACCGTACTGACCATGGCTTATGCGGTCGGCCACGTCTCCGGCGGGCATTTCAATTGTGCCGTTACCGTTGGGCTCTGGGCCGGAGGCCGCTTCAAGGGCACCGACGTTCTTCCCTACATTCTCACACAGGTGGCCGGCGCCATTGCGGCGGCCGCGGTACTCTATGTGATCGCCTCGGGCAAACCCGGATGGGTTCCTGAAGGGTTTGCGTCCAACGGCTACGGCGATCTCAGCCCCGGAAAATACAGTCTGTTGTCGTGCTTCCTGAGTGAAGTCATCGCGACCTTCTTCTTCTTGTACGTCATCATCGGCACCACCTCGAAAGGCGCGGCGGTCGGATTTGCCGGGATACCCATCGGGCTTTGCCTGACGCTTATTCATCTCTTCCTGATCCCGGTCACCAACGCCTCGGTCAATCCGGCGCGAAGCACCGGCCCGGCGTTGTTTGCCGGCGGAGCATACATCGCGCAGCTCTGGTTGTTCTGGCTGGCGCCCATCCTCGGTGCGGCGGTAGCCGGCGTGATCAGCCGTTGGCAGCATGATACGCCGGACGCGTTCTGA
- a CDS encoding DUF4142 domain-containing protein: MAQTAAPPEAPATLTAVDFNFVGQANLGAPFQVDSGRLAETKGTSAAIRSYAHLMVTSHIPVVDALNVILKKKNITPSNTLLHGAYDAMLSTLEADRRAAFDRDYVNGQVEYQKGNAALFEQEIQNGTDPELKEFARQTLPKIVDHLQRAEKLAAAVDGRLASK; this comes from the coding sequence GTGGCGCAGACCGCCGCACCGCCGGAGGCGCCGGCGACCCTTACCGCCGTCGATTTTAATTTCGTCGGTCAGGCGAACCTGGGCGCGCCCTTCCAGGTCGACTCCGGCCGGCTGGCCGAAACGAAGGGCACGAGCGCAGCGATCCGCAGTTACGCCCATCTGATGGTCACCAGCCATATTCCGGTGGTCGACGCGCTGAATGTGATCCTGAAGAAGAAAAACATTACTCCGTCGAACACGCTGTTGCACGGCGCCTATGATGCGATGCTTTCCACGCTCGAGGCGGACCGTCGGGCTGCGTTCGACCGGGATTATGTGAACGGCCAGGTCGAGTATCAAAAGGGAAATGCGGCGTTGTTCGAACAGGAGATCCAGAACGGCACCGATCCTGAGCTCAAGGAGTTCGCGCGCCAGACCCTGCCGAAGATCGTGGATCATTTGCAGCGCGCCGAGAAGCTTGCCGCCGCGGTTGACGGACGCCTCGCCTCGAAATGA
- a CDS encoding glycosyltransferase has product MKTRDEIARDGRRTGAAGRRHRVMSLGVFAALFTLIACLHLAFWALTKPDLTAASVEGKLPSVSYNRFAEQTPDGLRVPEARIRADLTEIAKHAKAVRTYASTQGLERVPEIAAELGLTVTLGVWIDKNAARNEREIATALDLARRYHNVTRLVVGNETFLRHEHTAAGLANIIRRVKRDSPVPVATADHWKTFLDHPELVDSVDEVFAHILPYWEGMSKQTAVEGSLDIYDKLRAAYPGKEIDIGEFGWPSAGHNFEAAVPDPISQAVILRNFVARANALGIDYNIVEAIDQPEKLFEGNVGPYWGIADSSLRPKFAWTGPIADADYWNTALLAVLVGSLLSISILILPGATISQATLLAIADHLVGDWCAGVLVYWQDHYFLHGEVVTFAIALPLLSLLAPILRSRMHEMTTVALGREPTRLLNLSAPAPGPAPAAKPPKVSIHIPAYREPPEMLLRTIDSVARLDYPDFECVVVINNTPDPAFWQPIERRCRELGPRFKFICVQNLVGFKAAALRLAMAETADEAEIIGVIDADYVVDPTWLRDLVPGFADPKVGLIQAPQDHRDGDRSQIHAAMNAEYAGFFDIGMVERNEVNAIIVHGTMCLIRRTALEAAGGWSSDTICEDSDLGLTILELGWRAHYTNRRYGWGLLPQDYLAFKTQRSRWAGGAMQIVKKHWRQFLPGMSRLDRDQKREFAFGWLNWFGAEMIAVAAAMLNLVWVPFVAFKIVAIPDVLLTLPVLAAFLVSLVHFVSSYRLRVGVPYRQMLGAMVVFMSVQWTVASAAFQAALPASRSYFHRTRKGNGAIVGTRIMTMPETLLGGLLVAGSLIIFATNIYRFLAIDLFATILLIQSLPFLSAVALVWLERRGEGRSKAMAVVRPI; this is encoded by the coding sequence ATGAAGACGCGGGACGAGATTGCGCGAGATGGAAGACGGACCGGCGCGGCAGGCCGCCGCCATCGTGTGATGTCGCTGGGCGTTTTTGCCGCCCTCTTCACCCTGATTGCATGTCTGCATCTTGCGTTCTGGGCGCTGACCAAGCCGGATCTCACCGCGGCTTCGGTCGAAGGCAAGTTGCCAAGCGTCTCCTACAACCGGTTCGCCGAACAAACCCCTGACGGGCTGAGGGTACCCGAAGCGCGGATCCGCGCCGACCTCACCGAAATCGCCAAACACGCCAAGGCGGTGCGCACCTATGCTTCGACCCAAGGGCTGGAACGCGTTCCGGAGATCGCGGCTGAGCTTGGACTCACGGTTACGCTTGGTGTCTGGATCGACAAGAACGCGGCCAGAAACGAGCGCGAGATCGCAACCGCCCTCGACCTCGCCCGCCGCTACCATAACGTCACCCGGCTGGTCGTGGGCAATGAAACATTCCTGCGCCATGAGCACACCGCTGCCGGCCTCGCCAACATCATCCGGCGCGTGAAGCGGGACAGTCCGGTTCCGGTCGCGACCGCGGATCACTGGAAGACCTTCCTCGACCATCCCGAGCTGGTCGATTCCGTGGACGAAGTCTTCGCCCATATCCTTCCTTATTGGGAAGGCATGTCGAAGCAGACCGCGGTCGAGGGGTCGCTCGACATCTACGACAAGCTGCGGGCGGCGTACCCGGGCAAGGAAATCGACATCGGCGAATTCGGCTGGCCGAGCGCCGGCCATAATTTTGAGGCGGCGGTACCAGACCCGATCAGCCAGGCCGTGATCCTGCGCAACTTCGTTGCCCGCGCCAACGCTCTTGGCATCGACTACAACATCGTCGAAGCGATCGATCAGCCGGAGAAACTGTTCGAGGGCAATGTCGGTCCCTATTGGGGCATCGCCGATTCGTCGCTGCGGCCCAAATTCGCATGGACCGGACCGATCGCCGACGCCGATTATTGGAACACGGCGCTGCTCGCCGTCCTTGTCGGCTCGTTGTTGTCGATCTCGATTTTGATCCTTCCCGGAGCGACCATCAGCCAGGCCACGCTGCTCGCCATCGCCGACCATCTGGTTGGCGACTGGTGCGCAGGCGTGCTGGTGTACTGGCAGGACCATTATTTCCTGCATGGCGAGGTGGTCACGTTTGCCATCGCGCTTCCGCTGCTGAGCCTGCTGGCGCCGATCCTGCGCTCGCGGATGCACGAGATGACGACCGTCGCGCTTGGCCGCGAGCCCACCCGGTTGTTGAACCTGTCGGCACCGGCACCCGGGCCGGCACCGGCCGCGAAGCCGCCGAAAGTCTCGATCCACATTCCCGCCTACCGCGAGCCGCCCGAGATGCTGTTGCGCACCATCGATTCGGTGGCGCGGCTCGACTACCCCGACTTCGAGTGCGTGGTCGTCATCAACAACACCCCCGATCCGGCGTTCTGGCAGCCGATCGAGCGACGCTGCCGCGAGCTTGGCCCGCGCTTCAAGTTCATTTGCGTGCAGAACCTGGTAGGCTTCAAGGCCGCGGCGCTGCGGCTGGCGATGGCGGAGACCGCCGACGAAGCCGAGATCATCGGCGTGATCGATGCCGACTATGTGGTCGATCCCACATGGCTCAGGGATCTGGTCCCCGGCTTCGCCGACCCCAAGGTCGGACTGATCCAGGCACCGCAGGATCATCGCGATGGCGACCGCAGCCAGATCCACGCCGCCATGAACGCCGAATATGCCGGGTTCTTCGACATCGGCATGGTCGAGCGCAACGAGGTCAACGCCATCATCGTCCACGGCACGATGTGCCTGATCCGCCGTACCGCGCTGGAGGCCGCCGGCGGCTGGTCGAGCGACACGATTTGCGAGGACAGCGACCTCGGACTGACGATCCTGGAGCTTGGCTGGCGCGCCCACTACACCAACCGCCGCTATGGCTGGGGATTGCTGCCGCAGGACTATCTGGCCTTCAAGACGCAACGGTCGCGGTGGGCTGGCGGTGCGATGCAGATCGTGAAGAAGCACTGGCGCCAGTTCCTGCCGGGCATGAGCCGGCTCGACCGCGATCAGAAGCGCGAATTCGCGTTCGGCTGGCTGAACTGGTTCGGCGCCGAAATGATCGCCGTCGCCGCGGCCATGCTCAACCTGGTCTGGGTGCCGTTCGTCGCCTTCAAGATCGTCGCCATCCCCGACGTACTGCTGACGCTGCCGGTTCTCGCTGCCTTCCTGGTATCGCTGGTCCATTTTGTCAGTTCTTACCGGCTGCGCGTCGGGGTGCCGTACCGGCAGATGCTCGGCGCCATGGTGGTGTTCATGTCGGTGCAGTGGACGGTGGCGAGTGCGGCTTTTCAGGCCGCACTGCCGGCGAGCCGCAGCTATTTCCATCGCACCCGCAAGGGCAACGGCGCCATCGTCGGCACCCGCATCATGACGATGCCGGAAACGCTGCTTGGCGGGTTGCTGGTCGCCGGCAGCCTCATCATCTTCGCGACCAACATCTACCGGTTCCTTGCGATCGATTTGTTCGCGACCATCCTGCTGATCCAGAGCCTGCCCTTCCTGTCGGCGGTGGCATTGGTGTGGCTGGAGCGCCGCGGTGAGGGCAGATCGAAAGCGATGGCGGTGGTTCGACCGATCTAG